AGGACGAGGGCCTGCCGGGGGTCACACACCACGGCAAGGCCGCGGGCCAGCACGACGCCCTGGCCGGCCACTGGACGCGTCCGACGAGCAGCTGAAGGACGAGCGGGGCGCCAGGGCCCAGGACGTGGACGCCGTCGGCCTCAGTCGGGCCCTGGTCAGATCGTGACCGGGCCGTGGGCGGTGGCGAACTCAACCGAGACCAGGCCCGGTTCCTCATCCTCGACCCAGGTGACGTCAATCTGGTCAAGGGGGTGGTCGGCCGGTTCGCCAAGGAATTCGGCGATGGAGGCGGCGTCGCCGGCGATGGAGACCCCGTGGATGGTGGTGGAGGTGCGCGGGTCGGCGCTCGGGCGCTCCTCGATGGGGACCAGCCATTCGAGGAAGTACGGCAGTTGCGGGTCCTCCATCAGTTCCAGCAGGCCGATCTGCTTCCACCTCAGGTCGAACCCGTCGGGGCGGACGCGATGACCCTCGGCCGACGTGCGGCCGAGGCGGGTCTCGACCGGGGCCATGTCGTCGACGGAGACCACCCAACCGAGCCAACCGCCGCCCTCGGCGGCACGGTGCGCGACCGCCCGGCCGAAGGGTGCACGGTCGGCGGCGGGGTGGTCGAGTGTGGTGACGACCTCGACGTAGGTACCGCCGCTCAGCGGGAGAACGAAATTACGGGTGCCGAATCGCGGATGCACACCCCCGTCGACGAACCCGGCGCCGAGGGCCGATCCGATCCACTGCACGGTCGAGACGAAACTGTCGCGGGCCACCGCATAGGACACATGATCAAGTCGCACCGCCCCATCATCACCCGACAACCCGCACAAAACCCCGACGCCACGCCCGCCACCCCGGCCGCGTCCGCTGTTGCTTCAGCCGTGGAGCGGACCGATCATCTTTATCCCGGCGGGGGACGCCCACCGCCCCCATTCAGACGGTGGGACCATCCCCACACAGGCGGGGAGCAGTCGAACCCCATACGAACCCGCAGGTCAGAGGCTCGCGCCGGAGCTCCCCTGGAACGCCTCCTCTGGATTCTGGGAACGCGTAGGGGATCTTCGCAGGTCACCGTGGGTACGTCCGGTGACTGACGACTGAGGTCTCTCCTCCCTCAATGCATGTCTCCGCGTCGGCTGCGGTCGGGGCGTCTCGTCCTGCTGCCAGCTGCTCTCGTCTCGTCTCGTCGATGGAGGCTGTCGGCTGGCCGTGCGCGCAGTTGCCTCGACCTGCTCAGGTGTGGGGGCGGACGGTGGTGCCGAGGGCGATGAGTGCGGCTGCGGCTCCGAGCCCGGCGAGCAGGCCGAAGAGCTGGGGTGTGCCGCCGAGTGGCGGGGCGAGGACGGCGCTGGTGAAGGGGGCGAGGGCGGACGCTGTCATGGCAGGGGCGCTGAGGATGCCGGAGAGGCGTCCGTAGTGGGTGGCGCCCCAGCGGTCGGTGATGGCGGTGGCCTGGAGGAGGGTGAGGTTGCCGCGGACCATGCCCGCGACGACCGACACCACGATCAGCAGGCCGTACGGCCCGGGGACGACAGCGAACGCGGCGGTGGTCAGGGCGCCGAGGGCGACGAGGGCGGCGGTGCGGGTGATGGTGCCGGTGTTCCGGGCGAGGCCGGCGTAGAGGGTGCGGCCGAGGGTCTGGCCGGCGCCGCCGAGTCCGAGGGCCCAGGCGGCCTGGCTGGTGGTGTAGCCGCGTTCGAGCAGGAGGGGGACGAGGGTGACGACGACGGCGTACATCGCGAACGCCGAGAGCGTGAAAGCCAGTCCGAGCAGCAGGAACGGGCTGCTGCGCACGACCTCTTGCGGCGTTGAGGTCACGCCGGTGGGCGTGGGTGGGGCTGGTGGCCAGGGGGCGCGCAGGGCGAGAGCATGGGCCGGGATCGTGATCGCGGCGAGGATGCCCGCGAGGACGAGGTAGGTGGTGCGCCAGGTGAGGTGGTCGGCGAGGGTGGCGGTGAGGGGTGCGAAGGCGGTGGAGGCGAGGCCGCCGGCGAGGGTGACGATGGTCAGGGCGCGGACGTGATCAGGCGCGAAGTAGCGGGTGAGCGTGGCGAAGGCGGGCTGGTAGAACGTCGCGGCCATGGCGAACCCCGCCAGCATCCAACCCGCGAAGAACACCGGCAGGTTCGGTGCCAGGGCCACGACCACCAGACTCGCGGCGCCCGCGGCAGAGCCGGCGGTCATCACAGTGCGGGGACCGTGGTGGTCGATGATCCGACCGACCCGGATCCCGGCGATGCCGGAGACGACGAGGGCGAGGGAGAACGCGGCCATCGTGGCGGTGGTCGGCCAGCCGGTCGCGGCGGTGATCTGGGGGTTGAGGACGGGGAAGGCGTAGTAGACGATCCCCCAGCTGGTGATCTGCGTCGCGCACAGGGCGGGCAGTACGGCGCGGGGCCGCGACTGGACCCCCGTCCCGGTCGCGGCCCCGTCGTTGTGGGTGTTGAGGTCGGTCACGAGCCGCAGGACGGTGCCGGGGCTGCAGTGCCGAGCTGGATCAGGGCCGGGTTCGGCGCGCAGCAGCCGCCGCCGTCGGCCGCCTGCTCGGTGGCGGGCTGGTCGAAGAGGCCCGCGCCGCCGCAGACGCCGGTCTCCGGCAGGACGAGTTCGACGCGCTCGGCGGACTCACGGTCGCCGGCGATGGCGGCGACGACGGAGCGGACCTGCTCGTAGCCGGTGAGGACGAGGAACGTCGGCGCGCGGCCGTAGGACTTCATCCCGACGAGGTAGACGCCCTCTTCCGGGTGGGAGAGTTCGTTGACGCCGTGGGGGTAGACGGTGCCGCAGGAGTGCTGGTTGGGGTCGATGAGCGGGGCGAGTTCGACGGGGGCCTGGAGGCGCTCGTCGAGGCCGAGGCGGAGCTCGTCGAGGAAGGTGAGGTCGGGGCGGAAGCCGGTGAGGACGATGACCTCGTCGACCGGGTCGAGGCGCCGTCCGTCCTCCGCCACCAGGATCAGGCGGCCGTCTTCGCCGCGCTCGATCGCCTCGGTGCGGAAGCCGGTGACCGCGTCGGCGTGGCCTTCGTCGACGGCGGCCTTGGCCGCGAGGCCGAGGGCGCCGCGGGCGGGCAGCTGGTCGGCGGTGCCGCCGCCGAAGGTGGAGCCGGAGATGCCGCGGCGCAGGATCCAGGTGGTGTGCGTGCCGGTGCCGTCCTCGGACTTCGCGAGGTCGGCGAGAGTGGCCAGGGCGGTGAACGCGGAGGCGCCGGAGCCGATCACGGCGGTGCGCTTGCCCGCGTACCGGGCGCGGGTGGCGGGGTCGTTCAGGTCGGGGACGCGGTAGGAGATCCGGTCGGCCGCGGCGCGCTCGCCGAGGGCGGCCAGGCCGTCGCCGCCGGCGGGGCTAGGGAGGGCCCAGGTGCCGGAGGCGTCGATGACCGCTGCCGCGAGGATCTTCTCCTCACGGCCGTCGGTGTAGGTGACGTGGACGGTGAAGGGCTGCTTCTCGCGGTCGGCGTCGACGATCCGGTCACGGCCACTGCGGGAGACGCCGGTGACCGTGGCGCCGGTGCGGACGCGGTGGCCGAGGACGTCGGCGAGCGGCTGGAGGTACTGCTCGGCCCAGTCCCCGCCGGTCGGGTAGGTCTTCGCGTCGGGCTTCACCCAGCCGGTGGGGGCCAGGAGCTTCTCGGCCGTGGGGTCGGTGACCTCG
This is a stretch of genomic DNA from Streptomyces sp. R44. It encodes these proteins:
- a CDS encoding VOC family protein, with translation MCGLSGDDGAVRLDHVSYAVARDSFVSTVQWIGSALGAGFVDGGVHPRFGTRNFVLPLSGGTYVEVVTTLDHPAADRAPFGRAVAHRAAEGGGWLGWVVSVDDMAPVETRLGRTSAEGHRVRPDGFDLRWKQIGLLELMEDPQLPYFLEWLVPIEERPSADPRTSTTIHGVSIAGDAASIAEFLGEPADHPLDQIDVTWVEDEEPGLVSVEFATAHGPVTI
- a CDS encoding MFS transporter translates to MTDLNTHNDGAATGTGVQSRPRAVLPALCATQITSWGIVYYAFPVLNPQITAATGWPTTATMAAFSLALVVSGIAGIRVGRIIDHHGPRTVMTAGSAAGAASLVVVALAPNLPVFFAGWMLAGFAMAATFYQPAFATLTRYFAPDHVRALTIVTLAGGLASTAFAPLTATLADHLTWRTTYLVLAGILAAITIPAHALALRAPWPPAPPTPTGVTSTPQEVVRSSPFLLLGLAFTLSAFAMYAVVVTLVPLLLERGYTTSQAAWALGLGGAGQTLGRTLYAGLARNTGTITRTAALVALGALTTAAFAVVPGPYGLLIVVSVVAGMVRGNLTLLQATAITDRWGATHYGRLSGILSAPAMTASALAPFTSAVLAPPLGGTPQLFGLLAGLGAAAALIALGTTVRPHT
- a CDS encoding NAD(P)-binding domain-containing protein; amino-acid sequence: MNATATEQLPVVVIGAGPAGLAAAAHLTDRGLEPLVLEAGARAGAAVREWAHVRLFSTWGEVTDPTAEKLLAPTGWVKPDAKTYPTGGDWAEQYLQPLADVLGHRVRTGATVTGVSRSGRDRIVDADREKQPFTVHVTYTDGREEKILAAAVIDASGTWALPSPAGGDGLAALGERAAADRISYRVPDLNDPATRARYAGKRTAVIGSGASAFTALATLADLAKSEDGTGTHTTWILRRGISGSTFGGGTADQLPARGALGLAAKAAVDEGHADAVTGFRTEAIERGEDGRLILVAEDGRRLDPVDEVIVLTGFRPDLTFLDELRLGLDERLQAPVELAPLIDPNQHSCGTVYPHGVNELSHPEEGVYLVGMKSYGRAPTFLVLTGYEQVRSVVAAIAGDRESAERVELVLPETGVCGGAGLFDQPATEQAADGGGCCAPNPALIQLGTAAPAPSCGS